Within the Planctomonas sp. JC2975 genome, the region GGTCGGCTGGCACGCATCCGACACGCATCCGCTGACATTCGTGGACGCGCGCGTGCCGGAGGCGAACCTGCTCGGGCAGCGCGGTCGCGGGTACGCGAACTTCCTCCACATCCTCGACGAGGGGCGCATCGCCATCGCGGCCCTGTCGACCGGTGCAGCAGAAGGCTGCCTGGAAGCCGCTGTCGACTACGCCAAGACGAGGCTCGTGTTCGGCGAGCCCCTCGCTTCCCGACAGAACACGCAGTTCGTCCTCGCCCGCATGCACCTGCGCGTGCACAACGCGCGGCTCGCCTGGCACTACGCCGCCCGACTGAGGGATGCAGGCCAATCGTTCAAGACCGCGGCGGCCATCGCGAAGCTCACGGCCAGCGACGCCGCCATGGACAACGCTCGCGACGCGACCCAGATCTTCGGCGGCAACGGGTTCATGAACGAGTACCCGGTCGCACGTCACTTCAGGGACTCGAAGATCCTCGAGATCGGTGAGGGGACCAACGAGGTCCAGTTGCTCGTCATCGCGCGAGCCCTGGGCATCGCGTAGGCAGCGCCGGCGAGATGCCCGGCCGAGGGTCGCCTCTGCACCGGCCAGGGCGGCCATGCGTGCGACCCCGAACCGGATCGTACGGACGGCCTCTGGGCCGCTACCGTGGGGAGACAATTCCTGAGGAGGCCCGATGACGAAGCGCGCCAGCATGAGCGATGTCGCTCGCGCGGCAGGCGTCTCCCTGACGACGGCTTCGCGCGCGCTAGGAGGCGTCGGGCGGGTCTCACCGGAAACCCGCGCCAAGGTCATCGAGACGGCCGAGCGCCTCCAGTTCCAGCCCGACATGATCGCACGATCGTTCGTCACCGGCCGCAGCTTCATCGTCGGTGTGCTTGCCGAAGCCGCGTCCGGTCGATTCAGCATGCCACTCCTTCTCGGAGCGACCGATTACCTCGGTCGCGAGAACATCGCGGCCGTGACGCTCGATGCACAAGGTCGCCCGCGCATGCTGACCGAGTACCTGAAGCGACTCCGTTCGCGCCGCATCGACGGCGTGCTGGTGGTCGGAGACGACCCCAACCGTGCAAGCCTGGTCCTCTCCGAAGACTTCTCGGTTCCCGTCGTCTTCGCCTCGTCTTCCGCGACACCCGAGACGGACTTCGTCGTGGCTCCGGACAACCGCGGGGCCGGGCGAGCCGCCGCGGAGCATCTGATCGGCCTCGGCCGACGCTCGATCGCGCACGTCACGGCGGCCGTGCACGAGCCAGCGGTGGACGCCCGCGCGGCAGGCTTCGCGGAGGGGATGGCGGCTGCCGGGATGTCGACCGCGCTGGGCGGGCCCCTCTACGGCAGTTACAAGCAGCGTTGGGGCACCGACGCCGCTGAACGCATCATCGCAAGCGGCGAACCAGTAGATGCCATCTTTGCGGCCAACGACGAGATCGCCATCGGCCTGTTCGCGACGTTCCACCGGCACGGCATCCGCGTTCCCGACGACATCGCGATAGTCGGATACGACAACCGGCTCGCCGGCGTCGATCGTCCCGACCACCCTCTGACCACCTTCGACCCTGAGCTCGGTGCGGTGGGTGCGCGTGCTGCGGAACGCCTGCTGGCGGCCATCGCCGGGGACAGCGAGCCCGGGGTGGAGTACGTGCAGCCCCGGTTCATCGAGGGCCGGTCGACCGTCGGCCCGACGATCGACCCGTACGACGTGCTCTGACGGCGGGTGCGTCCTGCGGAGGGTGCCGAGCCTGCTCGGTGGCGTCCGCTCTGGAGTCAGCGACGGACGACAGTCGAGCATCGGGATGCGGGCAGTCGTCACCCCACCGAGCTGCGGGCGGGGCGGAACGTCGCGACACCGACGGTCGTGTCGCACTGCCCGTAATAGGCGAGCCAGGCGTCGCGGAACCAGACCAGTCCTTCGACGAAGGTCACATTCGGGGACAAACCGCCCCTGTCTTCCTTCGCGGTCGGCTCGAGCCAGGGCTCCAGCAACGCGGCAACGGGCACGGTGGGCCGGGCGGGATCGAACAGCACCTGTCCGCTCGAGTAGTAGAATCCGCCCTCCGGGGGATGGATGGCGCTGTTGTGCACGAGCAAGATGTGGCCGGTCCGCGTGATCAGCGGCTGCGGTCCGGTCTCGACCAGGCCGCCCATGAACGTGCCGGGTCGCGGGACGAGCACCGGCTCCGAATCGGCGACCCGCCAGTGCAACAGGTCTTCGGACTCCGCGAGATAGACGTTGCCCTCCCCGACGTACATGAGATAGCGGCCGTCGATAGGAGTCTCGAGGATGACACCGCCTTTGCTCCACTCGTCGACCGGCGGCTGTCGCCTGCCGCCGAACGTGTCGAGCCCGGGCAGGATCGGGCCGTGCTTGGTCCAGGTGCGCAGGTCGGTCGAGGTCGCCAGGCACAGGCGCGCCGTCGTCCGATCCCAACCGGTGTACGTGAGGTAGAACGTCTCGTCGATCATCACGACCCGCGGATCCTCACAGCCGAAGCGCTCGTACGCATGCTCGGGCACGAGCACCGGCTCCGCATCCCGCTCGAAGTTCAGACCGTCGTCGCTCTGCGCGTAACCGATCGATGAGACGAGGTCGTCTGAGTGCGCCCGATAGAGCAACACGACCTGGTCGTCGCGCACGATCGCTGCCGGGTTGTAGACGTTGGTGGACTCCCACGCGCGCGGCCCCGGCCGAAGGACCGGGTTGGCCGACGAGGGGGTGAACGGTCCGAACGGATAGTCGATGGGTGGATGGGTGGCAGACCTGGTCGGGTCGAGGGACGGGGTGGTGTCGCGGGCGGTCATGTGTCCTTCCGGATGTGATGGTGCGGGCGTCTGGGAGGAAGCGTCGAGGGACGGGCTTCGGTTCGTTCATGTTCGTGAGCCCTGAGTTCGTCCGGACGCGCAGCCCATTGTGGTGGCCATTCTTCGAGAGGCAGCGCAATCGATTGCACTCCTAAGAATGAAGCCTTTCGGACGCCGCGCGCAAGCGATCGGAGCGCACAGCGTCCGCGAGGAGTCGACCGTTGACAGCACGGGCGTAGCGGGCCTACGCTGGCCGGGCCGCGCGACGCTGCGCGTTTTCGATCCGATTTCGAACGATGGAGTTCAGCTGTGAAGATTCGAACGGTATCCATCGCAACCGCGCTCGTTCTCCTCGGCGCCGTTGTCTTGCCGACCAGTGCGCAAGCAATTGCGCACTCGACGGACGGAAGTAGCGCGGCCCAATCGCGCGCGTCCGCTCCCGCAGTGTGTCCGGCCGTGACGCCCAACATCACCTCCGACAACGTGACTGATTACCGACTCGATTCCAATCTGGTGAGCGCCGGCCACTGGTCGTACGAGGCGATCGACGGAAACACGGTCGGGCTGCTCCAGAAGGGCGGCACCGGTGCTTTCGCCGCCGACGAATGGGCGGCCGCACTCGACAAGCCGGAGCACGCGTGGTTCGTGAAGGCCGACGGCGAGATCGGCACCGACTACCGCCAGATCGCCGAGACCTACACCGTCCCGGATGAAGCCGACGGCAAGAACGTGCACATCACGGGCAGCTTCACGTCGCCGGGCGGACGGTTCCGTGTACTCCTCTCGCACGACGGAGACGCGACCTCGATCGGGAGCCCGAGCGCGTTCACGCAGCTGTACACGTACACCGGGACAGCGACCACGTTCGACCTCAACGTCACGGCGGCCAAGGGGGACGACCTTCTGTTCGTGGACGACGGCGTGTCGACCTGGTGGGTGCCCGGTCAGCTGAAGGCCACCGTCACAAGCGAGCTCGCGACACCGCCCGCCGTGGTCTCCGCCACCCCCGGCCCCGGTTCGATCGACGTCGGCGACTCCGTCAAGCTCGTCAGCGCGACGGCCGGCGCCTGCATCGCGTACACGACCGACGGCAGCGATCCGACGACCTCGAAGACCGCAGCGGCGTACGGCAAGCCGATCACGATCACGGCCGACACGGACATCAAGGCCGTCGCCATCGCCAAGAACGGCACGCCAAGCGCGGTGACCGACCTCCCGTTCGTGTTGAACGAGCCGTTCCGGGCCTTCGCCGGCGCCAACCAGGCCGGCATCGACGGGCTCGTCTCGAATCTCCAGTGGTCGCGCGAGGACGTCAGCTGGAACGGCATCGAACCCGCGAAGGGACAGATCGATCAGGCAGCACTCGCCGAGTACGTGCGCCAGTTCACCGAGGCCAAGGCGCACGGGGAGACCATCTTGCCGGTGCTCGACTACACAGCCGATTGGGCCGCCAACCGCACCGGCTACTCCTTCGACTTCCACGGCCAGACCTACGTCTACGGCCCCGTGCTTTCGACCCAGAACGGCCAGTTCACGCAGGTGCTGACGACCAAGGACGCGAAGGGGAAGGTGATCTCATCGCAGACGGTGCAGACCGACATCAGCCGCACCCCACCGCAGGACCCGGCCGACTTTGCGAACTTCGCGAAGATCGTGGTCAAGGCACTCCGGCCGCTGGGCATCAGCTACTACCAGGTCTGGAACGAGGCCTACCCGGGCTCCGGCTTCTGGGACGGTGGCATGGACCAGTACATGCAGTACATCCAGCTCCCGGCCGCCAACGCCATCCATGACGCAGGCGGCAAGGTCGTGTACGGCGGATGGATCTGCGGCGCTCCCCTCAGCGAGTTCATCGCACTGCTCGACAAGTGGAACGCCTGGAAGAGCATCGACGTCTACGACATGCACTACATGCCGATCGGGACCATGCAGACGATCTACGCTGCCGCCCAGAAGCGGGGGATCAAGAACCCCTCCGTGTGGCAGACCGAAATCGGGTTCACGACCGAGGACAAGTTCTTCGCCGACATCTACCCGCGCGTATTCGAGTGGGCATTGTCGAAGGGAGGCACGAACCTCGACCAGTTCAAGCTGCTGTACTTCGCCAACTGGACGCCGAACGATCCATCGGCGTTCGGATACAACCGCACCATCTACAGCGGCTCCGACTTGACCACGAAGGGCAGAACACTGGTGACCCTGGCAAGCCTGCTGCGGGGCACGAAGGCCGAGCCTTACACGGACTTCACGACTTCACCTGGCCTCAAGCCGGAGATGAACGAGGCGCTCTCGACCGCCAATGGCTTCCGGCTGGACGGCAACCGCGTCGTTCTCGCCATCGACCTGAAGCGGCAGAACCAGGCCGACATCTTCGAAGACCAGAACACGGGTGACACCATCCACCTGAACTTCGGTAATCCGACGATCACGGTCACGCTTCGCAACGTCACCGACGTGAAGTCCCTCGACCGGGTCGACCTGTTCGGCAACAAGACCCCGCTCACGTGGAAGAGTACGGGCCGGAACACCATCCAGGTGCAGGTGCCCATCATCGACGCCGACCCGACTGTGCACGACCTCAACCAGACCGAGAACGAGGACGTGTTCTACCTCTCGCTTCAGGAGCGCTGACGTCGCTCGGGCCGTCACAAAGCGGGACCGTCTCCATGGGAGGCGGCCCCGCTTTGTGACAGCCAAGTGAAGCCGCGAGAGTCGAGGTGGTGGAGACCGAGCGCGCGGACCCGTCACAAACGTGGGGACGGATGGAGGTGATCACGACAGCGCGAGCCGCTCACATGCGCGCCCCGTAACGCCCTGTTCACACTCCGCCCATATGTTCTTGATGTTGGGGAAAGGGGTCAAACGTGTCCGAACCCGTGATCGATCTCATGCACGCGAACCTGCATCGCGTCTTCGACGAGCGCGACGATGCCGCCCGTCGGAGTGCCATCGATGCGACGTACAGCGTCGATGTCTCATTCACCGATCCGGAAGGGACCGTGGTCGGCGTCGAGGCGCTCGACGCGAAGGCCCGCGCCCTCCTCGAGCGCTTCCCCGGATTCCACTTCAGCGAGGCGGGTCCCATGCGCGAGAGCGGCTCGCTCGGATACGCGCCCTGGAACTTCGGACCGGCTGACGGCGATCCGGTGGTGAGGGGCGTGGACATCGCGCTCATCCGCGACAGCAGGATCACCGAACTGCACACCTTCGTCTTCTGACCAGCACGACCACACCGAACCGCCGCAGTGCGGACCGTAAGGAGCACCAGATGAGCACGATCACCACGGATGACGGCACCGAGATCTTCTACAAGGACTGGGGTCAGGGTCAGCCCATCGTCTTCAGCCACGGCTGGCCGCTCTCGGCGGACGACTGGGACACCCAGCTGCTGTTCTTCCTGAGCAAGGGCTACCGGGTGATCGCTCATGACCGCCGCGGGCACGGTCGTTCCACGCAGACATCCGATGGCCACGACATGGACCACTACGCCGCGGACCTCGCCGCACTGACCGCTCACCTCGATCTGCACGACGCCATCCACATCGGACACTCGACCGGCGGCGGCGAAGTCGCCCACTACATTGCGCAGTACGGCGAGGAGCGCGTTGCGCGAGCCGTGCTGATCAGCGCTGTTCCGCCGATCATGGTGCAGACGGAGAGCAACCCCGGCGGTCTGCCGAAGAGCGTCTTCGACGGTCTGCAGGCCCAGCTCGCTGCGAACCGCTCGAACTTCTACCGCGCGCTTCCCTCCGGCCCGTTCTACGGGTTCAACCGGCCGGGAGTCGAGGCATCCGAGGCGATCATCGAGAACTGGTGGCGGCAGGGGATGATGGGCGGCGCGAAGGCTCACTACGACGGAATCGTGGCGTTCTCGCAGACCGACTTCACCGAAGACCTGAAGAAGATCAGCGTTCCGACCCTCGTCATGCACGGGGAGGACGACCAGATCGTGCCGTTCGCCGACGCGGGTGCGCTGTCGGTGAAGCTCGTGCAGAACGGCACGCTCAAGGCCTACCCGGGATTCCCGCACGGCATGCCGACGACGCAGGCCGACGTCATCAACGCCGACATCCTGGAGTGGCTCCAGGCCTGATCCGGCCGTACGGCGGGTGCGACGCTGCATGGTGTGCCGCACCCGCCGGCTGCCGGCTCGACCCGGCAGGCCGTCGAGCGGACCGCTGCGGGCTCAGGGCGCGTTGAGCGAACCGGTCAGCCTGCCGTGGAAGGCCCGGCTGTTCTCGTTCAGGCCGGTCAGCTCCACGACAGCGTCGAGCGCCGCGTACTTCGTCTCAACCGCATCGAGGGCGGCCACGCTGGAGGCATCCCAGACGTGCGATCCGCTCAGGTCGATGACCACACGCGGTGGATCGTCCGCATAGGAGAACTGGTCGACCAAGTCGTTGCTCGACGCGAAGAAGAGCGGCCCGTGAACCCGATAGCGCGCGACCGTGCCGTCGACCGAGACGTCACGACTCACCTTGACCACTCGCGTGATCCGGCGTGCGAACAGAACGAGAGCGAGGAGCACGCCCACCCCGACTCCGGTCGCCAGGTTGTTCGTCGCGACCACCACACCGACGGTGACCAGCATCACGAGAGTCTCCGAAACGGGCATCCTGCGCAGGGTGGCAGGTCGAACGCTGTGCCAGTCGATCGTGCGCAGTGCGACGACCATCATCACCGCGGCGAGCGCCGCCATGGGAATCGCTGCCATCACCGGGGACAGCACGGCGACCAGGAGCAGCAGGAAGAGCCCGGCGACGAGCGTCGAGACGCGGGTGCGCGCCCGGCCGATCTGCACGTTCACGACGGTCTGACCGATCATCGCGCATCCGGCGACGCCACCCCACAGGCCGGCGAGGATGTTCGCGACGCCCAGCCCCAACGACTCGCGCGCCTTGCTGGACCTGCTGTCGGTGAGCTCGTCGACGAGCTTGGCCGTCAGCAGGCTCTCCAGGAGTCCGACGAGCGCGGCGGCGAACGCGGTCGGCGCAACGATCCGCAGGGTGTGGAGATCGAACGGCACCGTCCACGCCGTCAGTCCGGGCAGACCTCCGCTCACCGAGCCCTCGTCCCCCACCGTCGGCACGTTCAGCCCGAACACGAACGCGGCAGCGGTGACCAGCACGATCGCGACGAGAGGCGCAGGTACGGCCTTCGTCAGCCTGGGCAGGAACACCACGATCAGGATCGTCACCGCGAACAGCGGGTAGACCTGCCATGGCACGTTCACGATGTGCTGCACCTGCGCCACGAAGATCAGCACGCCCAGCGCGTTCACGAAGCCGATCATCACCGATCGCGGGATGTACCGCACCAGCCGGGCGAGCCCGGCCGCACCGAACGCGATCTGGATGACACCGGTCAAGAGCACCGTCGGCAGCACGTACGCCGTCCCGTGCGCGTGCACCATCGGCGCCAGCACGAGCGCCACGGATCCGGCCGCCGCTGACACCATGGCCGGCCGGCCGCCGATGAACGACATGACGACCGCGAGCACCACCGACGAGACCAGTGCCACGTCCGGACCGACGCCGGAGATGAGCGAGAACGAGATGACCTCGGGGATCAGCGCGAGCGTCGTCACCATCCCGGCCAGCACCTCGGTCGTCAGCAGTCGTGGCCTTCTGAGCACGGCAGAAACGGGGATCTGACCGTTCCGGAGGCGGAGCGCGGCGATATCCGGGACAGAACGGGAGGCAGACATGACGGGGGCGCCGAACGGCCGCGCAGGACCGCGCGGCAGTCCTTTCGGCGGCGGGGAGAGTGCGCGCGCAAGGCGGCGGCACCGAACGAGCCTATCCGCTGCGCGCGACGCCCTCCGTCGAGGAAGTGCGGGTGAGCGCGGGTAGCCGTTGCCGGATTATCGCCGCCCGTGTGGCAGTGACGGATTCTCTCCTCACTCCGCTGGACGGCCCCGCCGCGCTCGTCGACGAGCTGCAGCGCCGCCGCGAGGTGGCCGGCTTCAGCTAGTTCGTGTTCGGCGCGGGGTTCGCGCAACGAGAAGGTGACGCGTCCGCGCCCACGAGGAAGTCGACGACGATGGTGTTGACGAGGTCGGGGCGCTCCATCATCACGAGGTGGGTGGCCCCAGGCACGATGCAGAGCTGCGCGCCTCGGATGTTCTTCGCGATCGCGACCGTGTGCTCGATCCTGATGGAGTCCGCGTCGCCTGCCATGATCAGCGCGGGACACTTCACCTGTCGGAGATCGCCGAGCGGAATGTGCGGCTCGTCCTGCCACAGCCGCGCCAGCTTCTCGCGCACCAGCTCCGCGTGCACGGGTCCGTCCGGACTCAGTTGTTCGTAGTCCGTTTGCATCTGCTCCTCGATCCGACGCACCAGGCTGGTCGAGTCGCCTGATGCGTCGGGGAGGCCCGACTTGCTGCCGACGCCCTCTGCCTCGTCGATCAGCCCTTCGGGGTCCGTGTTGGATCCGATCGCGACGAGCGAGCGAACGCGATCCGGATAGTCGATCGCGAGCATCAGAGCCGCGATGCCGCCGTCGCTGAATCCGAGCACGTGGGCGTCCTCGAGCCCGAGCGCATCCAGGTAGTCGACGGTGTCAGCGACGATGTCGTCGTAGGTGAAGGGGCCTTCGCGGTCGACGCTGCGTCCGTGGCCCGGCCGCTCCATGGCGTGCACGCGATAT harbors:
- a CDS encoding LacI family DNA-binding transcriptional regulator — protein: MTKRASMSDVARAAGVSLTTASRALGGVGRVSPETRAKVIETAERLQFQPDMIARSFVTGRSFIVGVLAEAASGRFSMPLLLGATDYLGRENIAAVTLDAQGRPRMLTEYLKRLRSRRIDGVLVVGDDPNRASLVLSEDFSVPVVFASSSATPETDFVVAPDNRGAGRAAAEHLIGLGRRSIAHVTAAVHEPAVDARAAGFAEGMAAAGMSTALGGPLYGSYKQRWGTDAAERIIASGEPVDAIFAANDEIAIGLFATFHRHGIRVPDDIAIVGYDNRLAGVDRPDHPLTTFDPELGAVGARAAERLLAAIAGDSEPGVEYVQPRFIEGRSTVGPTIDPYDVL
- a CDS encoding glycoside hydrolase family 130 protein; protein product: MTARDTTPSLDPTRSATHPPIDYPFGPFTPSSANPVLRPGPRAWESTNVYNPAAIVRDDQVVLLYRAHSDDLVSSIGYAQSDDGLNFERDAEPVLVPEHAYERFGCEDPRVVMIDETFYLTYTGWDRTTARLCLATSTDLRTWTKHGPILPGLDTFGGRRQPPVDEWSKGGVILETPIDGRYLMYVGEGNVYLAESEDLLHWRVADSEPVLVPRPGTFMGGLVETGPQPLITRTGHILLVHNSAIHPPEGGFYYSSGQVLFDPARPTVPVAALLEPWLEPTAKEDRGGLSPNVTFVEGLVWFRDAWLAYYGQCDTTVGVATFRPARSSVG
- a CDS encoding chitobiase/beta-hexosaminidase C-terminal domain-containing protein, which translates into the protein MTPNITSDNVTDYRLDSNLVSAGHWSYEAIDGNTVGLLQKGGTGAFAADEWAAALDKPEHAWFVKADGEIGTDYRQIAETYTVPDEADGKNVHITGSFTSPGGRFRVLLSHDGDATSIGSPSAFTQLYTYTGTATTFDLNVTAAKGDDLLFVDDGVSTWWVPGQLKATVTSELATPPAVVSATPGPGSIDVGDSVKLVSATAGACIAYTTDGSDPTTSKTAAAYGKPITITADTDIKAVAIAKNGTPSAVTDLPFVLNEPFRAFAGANQAGIDGLVSNLQWSREDVSWNGIEPAKGQIDQAALAEYVRQFTEAKAHGETILPVLDYTADWAANRTGYSFDFHGQTYVYGPVLSTQNGQFTQVLTTKDAKGKVISSQTVQTDISRTPPQDPADFANFAKIVVKALRPLGISYYQVWNEAYPGSGFWDGGMDQYMQYIQLPAANAIHDAGGKVVYGGWICGAPLSEFIALLDKWNAWKSIDVYDMHYMPIGTMQTIYAAAQKRGIKNPSVWQTEIGFTTEDKFFADIYPRVFEWALSKGGTNLDQFKLLYFANWTPNDPSAFGYNRTIYSGSDLTTKGRTLVTLASLLRGTKAEPYTDFTTSPGLKPEMNEALSTANGFRLDGNRVVLAIDLKRQNQADIFEDQNTGDTIHLNFGNPTITVTLRNVTDVKSLDRVDLFGNKTPLTWKSTGRNTIQVQVPIIDADPTVHDLNQTENEDVFYLSLQER
- a CDS encoding nuclear transport factor 2 family protein, whose product is MSEPVIDLMHANLHRVFDERDDAARRSAIDATYSVDVSFTDPEGTVVGVEALDAKARALLERFPGFHFSEAGPMRESGSLGYAPWNFGPADGDPVVRGVDIALIRDSRITELHTFVF
- a CDS encoding alpha/beta hydrolase, with translation MSTITTDDGTEIFYKDWGQGQPIVFSHGWPLSADDWDTQLLFFLSKGYRVIAHDRRGHGRSTQTSDGHDMDHYAADLAALTAHLDLHDAIHIGHSTGGGEVAHYIAQYGEERVARAVLISAVPPIMVQTESNPGGLPKSVFDGLQAQLAANRSNFYRALPSGPFYGFNRPGVEASEAIIENWWRQGMMGGAKAHYDGIVAFSQTDFTEDLKKISVPTLVMHGEDDQIVPFADAGALSVKLVQNGTLKAYPGFPHGMPTTQADVINADILEWLQA
- a CDS encoding SulP family inorganic anion transporter; this translates as MSASRSVPDIAALRLRNGQIPVSAVLRRPRLLTTEVLAGMVTTLALIPEVISFSLISGVGPDVALVSSVVLAVVMSFIGGRPAMVSAAAGSVALVLAPMVHAHGTAYVLPTVLLTGVIQIAFGAAGLARLVRYIPRSVMIGFVNALGVLIFVAQVQHIVNVPWQVYPLFAVTILIVVFLPRLTKAVPAPLVAIVLVTAAAFVFGLNVPTVGDEGSVSGGLPGLTAWTVPFDLHTLRIVAPTAFAAALVGLLESLLTAKLVDELTDSRSSKARESLGLGVANILAGLWGGVAGCAMIGQTVVNVQIGRARTRVSTLVAGLFLLLLVAVLSPVMAAIPMAALAAVMMVVALRTIDWHSVRPATLRRMPVSETLVMLVTVGVVVATNNLATGVGVGVLLALVLFARRITRVVKVSRDVSVDGTVARYRVHGPLFFASSNDLVDQFSYADDPPRVVIDLSGSHVWDASSVAALDAVETKYAALDAVVELTGLNENSRAFHGRLTGSLNAP
- a CDS encoding alpha/beta hydrolase; translation: MPYISLPRAEVYHEVVGSGEPVVLLHGGFCSLETMRPQLECLATRYRVHAMERPGHGRSVDREGPFTYDDIVADTVDYLDALGLEDAHVLGFSDGGIAALMLAIDYPDRVRSLVAIGSNTDPEGLIDEAEGVGSKSGLPDASGDSTSLVRRIEEQMQTDYEQLSPDGPVHAELVREKLARLWQDEPHIPLGDLRQVKCPALIMAGDADSIRIEHTVAIAKNIRGAQLCIVPGATHLVMMERPDLVNTIVVDFLVGADASPSRCANPAPNTN